In the Brettanomyces nanus chromosome 1, complete sequence genome, CAGTGAGCACTTTCTTGGATGATACGAACGTGGAAAAGAGTGAGatcttatttttcatcattgaagatgacaGTGCTGATATGCTACGGCTGAGTACTATGGCCATCCTTAACAAAGAGCTTAATCAAATCCTGAAGTTGAATGAAAATAAATGTCTTCTATTGGGACCTCATAGTATGTTTTGGATTACCATAACAGCATCCCAAAAAGAGGAGTCAATTTGCTACAAGATAGTTTTGGCAAGCAAATGTTTAGGCTTGCCATGCGGATACATTACTCAGGTAGCTAAGTTGGATTCCGATGGTAAAGAGTTATTGGTTGCAGACTCGATTGAAGGCCTCTACTATGTGAAATTTCACGATTCCGCCGATAAAATAACAAAAGTTACAAGAATTCTCTCTGGTGTCAATATTACTACATTTGCCATGATTTGCAGGGATGGTATTGCTGTTTGTGATCTTTTGGGAAACTTTTATTTATTACTGATAGATGATAAGAAACAACTTTCTATCGTGACTCAGCTCAATTTGATGGCTGGAGCAATAGGTGCTATTGATTCCACTCTGACTATGAGAGATGTCCGTTTGAAGGACCTCTTCAGTAATGAAAGTGCAAAATCTTCGATTTGCACTGTTGGAACAAATGAAGGTGCTGTAATTGGCATCTACGGAGTCGGACGAAACCATAATATAAACACGTTGACTAATTATCAGAGCTACCTAGGAGTTCACTACTCGAATTTGATAGACACCGACCCCAATAAGAACGAAGAcaacgagaagaaaaaatggaaGACAATGGAGCTACCGTCTTCcaccaaagaagccaaGATGAATTTGGAGGTGCACACACAGATGACCCTCGATAGTTGGTATCAGAACGAATCCTTCATAGAACAGAAATTTCTCAGACTCTTACCAGGATACAACTTTCTGAGAATCCATAACGCCTTTGAGAATACTCTCCCTGAAATTTCAATAGTTGATATTAGATACATAAAGCTGAAGACTATCTTGTACGGAGTCACCAAACCTAAAGATATAGAGGACTTTGATTAATGAATAGTACTGAATAACCAGACTAAGATATACAGCACCGCCCGAATTTGAGTAGTAAATCGAATAACGAATTTTCGAGCCTTGATATTTTCTCCTTAAAAGTTCCCTAGTTGTTCCTATTTAGCGGTAGATAGCTACTTTTTCATCTGTGGCAGTTTTTTCCAAATAATGAGTGTGTCAGTGCCAGTGAAACAGTATGGAGTAACACCACCGATTTCTACGGCGGCATCAACACCTGAACAAGTGAAATTGAACGATGCCatgatagaagaattgagaAATCAAGGCTCGTTCGAAACAGAGGCAGGagttttgaaaagaagagaaattcTTGCCACGTTGCAAACACTTGTAGAAGAGTTTGTGTATACAGTTTcgagaaagaagaatatgagcGAGGGAATGTCGAAAGATGCTGGTGGTAAACTTTTCACGTTTGGATCGTACCGTTTAGGAGTATACGGACCAGGATCGGATATCGATACGTTAGTTGTGGTGCCTAAACATGTTACGAGAGAAGACTTTTTCACGATTTTTGATCAAATTATAAGGAAGAGACCAGAATTACAAAACATTCAGTCAGTTCCGGATGCTTATGTGCCTATTCTCAAGACCGTGTTTGACGGCGTAGACATCGATATTATCTGTAGCCGTCTAGATGTGCCCCAGGTACCACTTGACATGTCTTTAAAGGACAACAACTTGTTGAGAAACATTGATGACAAAGATCTTCGGGCCTTGAATGGTACCCGTGTGACCGATCTTATACTACAATTGGTTCCACAAAAAACTGTGTTCCGTGCAGCCTTACGTACCATTAAGCTATGGGCCAAAAAGAGAGCGATCTATGCTAATATGTTTGGTTTTCCCGGAGGTGTTGCCTGGGCTATGCTTGTGGCCAGAATTTGTCAGCTATATCCTAATGCTGTTGGTGCTGTTATAGTGGAGAAGTTTTTCCACATTTACCTTCAATGGAAGTGGCCCCAGCCTGTGGTGCTTCAGCAGATTGGGGATGGTCCATTACCAGTGAGAGTTTGGAATCCTCAATTGTACGGCCAGGACAGGTCACATATAATGCCAGTTATCACGCCTGCTTATCCATCCATGTGTGCCACCCATAATATTGGTGCATCCACTCAGGCGATcattttggaagaaattcGGAGAGCTTCAGAGATTGTGACGGATATAGAATCTGGAAATAAGAAGTGGAACGCTCTATTCGAAAAACATGACTTCTTCTATAGATACAAATTTTACCTTACGGTGATCACAGCTACTAAAGGTTCTTACGAGGAACATTTGAAGTGGAGTGGTATGGTGGAGTCGAAGTTGAGATTATTAGTGCAAAGATTAGAACcaattgaaggaattgtGTTAGTTCATCCTTACGTCAAGCCCATGATGAACGCATATTTgtctaaagaagaaagcgatcttttcaagatgaaagaaCTCTACGGCACACTAGAAGGGGAAAAGTTCGCTAAAGACCACTTAGAAGAATTTAAGATCGATGACGATACTGAtgtgaaaaaaattgaagaagaagcagctaAGGCCAACAAACATATCGTCTATTTGATGAAACTATACATTGGATTGAAATTGGACATGAAAGGTACCAACAAGAAGCTGGATATTCAAGTACCATGCTCGGAATTCGACATGATCTGTCGGGGCTGGCCCGCTTTTGACCAGGACAAGAACTCTCTTAGTATTCGTCACGTAAAACTTTGGAACTTGCCTAATGATGTTTACGAAGAGGATGAGAAGAGACCAGTTAAGAGGTCGAAGAGAAAGGCTTCAGAACATCAGAGTAACGGTGAGTCTACGcacaagaagttgaaaggTGACACGTCCTCCTCGTCTGCAGCTACCCAGGTGCAAGCCGGAGCTCCGCCTTCCTCTGGAGTCGTGGCCAACGCCAGTAcataaaataaaataaaaataaaaaattggTTCTGAATAAGTTCACTGAATGAAATAGTTAGCCGTATCATTACAGAAAAAATGGATACAGTTTCAAAATTGGAAACTGAGATTCATTGAGACAATCAGccaggagaagaaaaaaaaataaatgaaAGTGCTGatggaaattgaagaaaatggcaGCACCAGCAGCGGTAGCAAGCAGTGAGACAGACCATCTCAGTTTCACAAGGTAGAAACATCTACTAGTAGTGTTTTTTTtgttccattttttttttagtaATCAGAGACGGAAAGCACCGCAATGCCTTCATTCACCTCCAAACTATTGGGTCGATCGAGCTCCGATAGTAAGAAAACATCGGTGTCATCATCTCGGAAGAACACTTCAGCTTCGACTACCAATACCAATGGCTGTGAGAATGTCGATGATATCgatgaagtggatgaaCAAGGTCAAAGCATATTACTGGGGATTATAGCACAGCTAAGACCGGGTTGTGACTTGTCTAGAATTACTTTGCCTACATTcattttggaaagaaaatcgCTGTTGGAAAGGATCACCAGTCAATTGCAGCAACCCGACATTGTAATGAAAGCCGAGGCTACCAGGGACGACTCCTTGGAACGATTCTTACTTGTTGTTAAGTGGTACATGTCTTGCTGGCACATCGCACCGAAGGCGGTTAAGAAGCCATTGAATCCAATTTTGGGAGAGTTCTTCACTTGCTATTGGGACTTGCCTAACGGTGAGCAAGCCTACTATATATCAGAACAGACGTCTCATCATCCTCCTAAATCGTCATACTTTTATACAATTCCCTCTTCTAATCTAAGGGTTGATGGAATCGTGATTCCAAAGTCTCGATTTTTAGGAAATTCCACGGCTGCCATCATGGACGGAGTTACAAGACTTTCATTTATGGATATCAGAGACCCAGAAACTGGAGAACCTGAGACCTACACCCTTACACAGCCAAACATGTACGGACGTGGTATTCTTTTTGGCTCTTTGAAGTTCGAATTAGGAGATCATATGGTTGTGAAGTGTCCTAGCACCGGTTATGAAGCGGATATTGAGTTCAAGACGAAAGGTTTTATCTCTGGCACCTATAATGCCATCCACGGTGTCATAATTGATACACGGACAGACGAAACGTTGTATGAAATTACAGGTAAGTGGAACGAGCAGATGTACATTAAAGATTTGGACTCtgacgagaagaagatattttGGGATTGCGATGAAGCCAATCCATTGAGACCTAAGGTTAGacctcttgaagaacaggGCGACTATGAGAGTCGGAAGCTATGGAAGAAAGTCACAGATGCTTTAGCTGATAGGGACCATAAAATAGCTACAGATGAGAAATTTAAgatcgaagaagaacaacGGAAAGAAGCTACAGccagagaagaagaaggggTGGAGTTTCATCCAAAGCTTTTCAAACCGCTATCGATTGAAGAATCagttgaagatggtaaCGATAAGTTGGAATTCATCATTTACAAGGACCGTTCGCTTGATAAAGACTTTGCCGAGCATGATACTGAATCCATAAAAAAACACATCTTTGAGATGGCTCCGATTCTTCCTGGCCAGAAATTCGATAAGCAGTTCCGTATTCCTGCTTATGAGAAGATTGCGGACCAACCCGGAGAAGAGTGAGGAAGCTTCTCACCTATACTTTTATGATACTTGTTCAGTGCTTTCTTTTGCCTTTTGTGTACAAATTTTCTTGAATGCTAAATTCTTAGTAAACTTCTCCTTTAGTAGCAAATCTTCATCCAAGTTGATAGCATCTCCTGAATTCTTATCTCTTAAAATTTCCGTTCTCGATTCAATGATGCAACTATGACTGTTCTCAAAATTGATATAACTCAGCTCAAAATacatttccaaatctggcAAATCATTTCCCATATTAGTTGATATTATCAGTGCAGCATACCATCCTGAGTAGTACTTATATTCGGAACCCCTTAACCAATTGACAAGATCCGAATAGGAATCATTCGTGTATCGATATTCTATAAATTCAGCATCCCATTTGTAGCTGCAATACCTCCTgaattctttcaagtaATACTCTTCAGTACTCAATCCAGTTGCTAGCTGAACTAATGCCATCCACATGGAATAGTCGTCTAATCCGTCGGTTTTAAGGTATTCCATAATAGAAGCCTCATAATAATTTAAAAGAGACCTATCTCCATTATCTCGTAGCATTGCAATCAGAAACCGGAGGGTATTGAAAGCGTAATAGTTTCTTGGATGGACTTTCACAGAAATCAAaatgatcttcaaagtcaCTCTAGAAAGTGGACCAACGTTACAACGATCATCCTCCATCAGCTTCACGAGTAATCTTCGAAAACAGACCCAAAGGCTGGACGATTTGTTAGTCTTGGCTATAGA is a window encoding:
- a CDS encoding uncharacterized protein (BUSCO:EOG093419OA); this translates as MSVSVPVKQYGVTPPISTAASTPEQVKLNDAMIEELRNQGSFETEAGVLKRREILATLQTLVEEFVYTVSRKKNMSEGMSKDAGGKLFTFGSYRLGVYGPGSDIDTLVVVPKHVTREDFFTIFDQIIRKRPELQNIQSVPDAYVPILKTVFDGVDIDIICSRLDVPQVPLDMSLKDNNLLRNIDDKDLRALNGTRVTDLILQLVPQKTVFRAALRTIKLWAKKRAIYANMFGFPGGVAWAMLVARICQLYPNAVGAVIVEKFFHIYLQWKWPQPVVLQQIGDGPLPVRVWNPQLYGQDRSHIMPVITPAYPSMCATHNIGASTQAIILEEIRRASEIVTDIESGNKKWNALFEKHDFFYRYKFYLTVITATKGSYEEHLKWSGMVESKLRLLVQRLEPIEGIVLVHPYVKPMMNAYLSKEESDLFKMKELYGTLEGEKFAKDHLEEFKIDDDTDVKKIEEEAAKANKHIVYLMKLYIGLKLDMKGTNKKLDIQVPCSEFDMICRGWPAFDQDKNSLSIRHVKLWNLPNDVYEEDEKRPVKRSKRKASEHQSNGESTHKKLKGDTSSSSAATQVQAGAPPSSGVVANAST
- a CDS encoding uncharacterized protein (EggNog:ENOG41), whose product is MSLEVTQQLLSVLSDEITLYKCVQCVADSDVNQDSSLGSLFKAETFPHKYDPKKNILDILVEKSQLAQCFVECYKYLYMGEDGDDKLKYFAALGILLVTPEDHTAMKYVSSIRGPQYQQDFQFRIICAYLTSSIAKTNKSSSLWVCFRRLLVKLMEDDRCNVGPLSRVTLKIILISVKVHPRNYYAFNTLRFLIAMLRDNGDRSLLNYYEASIMEYLKTDGLDDYSMWMALVQLATGLSTEEYYLKEFRRYCSYKWDAEFIEYRYTNDSYSDLVNWLRGSEYKYYSGWYAALIISTNMGNDLPDLEMYFELSYINFENSHSCIIESRTEILRDKNSGDAINLDEDLLLKEKFTKNLAFKKICTQKAKESTEQVS
- a CDS encoding uncharacterized protein (BUSCO:EOG09342G92), translating into MKTESTAMPSFTSKLLGRSSSDSKKTSVSSSRKNTSASTTNTNGCENVDDIDEVDEQGQSILLGIIAQLRPGCDLSRITLPTFILERKSLLERITSQLQQPDIVMKAEATRDDSLERFLLVVKWYMSCWHIAPKAVKKPLNPILGEFFTCYWDLPNGEQAYYISEQTSHHPPKSSYFYTIPSSNLRVDGIVIPKSRFLGNSTAAIMDGVTRLSFMDIRDPETGEPETYTLTQPNMYGRGILFGSLKFELGDHMVVKCPSTGYEADIEFKTKGFISGTYNAIHGVIIDTRTDETLYEITGKWNEQMYIKDLDSDEKKIFWDCDEANPLRPKVRPLEEQGDYESRKLWKKVTDALADRDHKIATDEKFKIEEEQRKEATAREEEGVEFHPKLFKPLSIEESVEDGNDKLEFIIYKDRSLDKDFAEHDTESIKKHIFEMAPILPGQKFDKQFRIPAYEKIADQPGEE